A window from Parambassis ranga chromosome 13, fParRan2.1, whole genome shotgun sequence encodes these proteins:
- the LOC114444599 gene encoding remodeling and spacing factor 1-like isoform X3: MAAPAVVRSSGPPLCPSFAEVCSFLERYGPTLDLPEMTFPQMERYLRDTTAVPKPLVELHVKLLRKLGRSVTTDRWEKYLAKVCQELNSTWAWELEQKGYQEMSMECKSSILKYLCECQFDDNLKFKMAVNDEDPEKMRLQPVGRDKQGLMYWLQLDQEQNIRVYTEEQDDLDGSTWKCIVRTRNDLAEALELLKGQVDPNYISERDQNQAGSRSTSPAEKDAADESLENSNPERSKTAEEDSDEKKVDRVTEEKPIKEATHKQPIKQEDTEDEVKEEKPDHKPPVIDNRVSTITTIIKSETKDADAPKNTVSVVMAPGVMKQEANKEEEAERAVVRSNQQAKIPLKKRELKLSESFHSNHLNNSNSSSIIVCNPSVIQTKDSHGREGKLPNSLVPPAGPAASQQQAVVTVSRQELTNGRAPLLLPHKEGQNGVIGVIGQVGIVGHVGVIRSPAERHRAGAAATEQQEQNGPSSEEREAGRQSVLVRKGLPEGGTAPAAAAPPPPSVVTEAQAAKTPLASLNPEITERKVDSVCVSSASPSKEEPKRATAEDQKNTTEEQSEGKDPGQGSPQQEDDEERTEAEGLNKSDHKKTASTSIHLEAASGTVEEQDKEEQEEVNGVLAAQAKEKEARCESEERQVPLEEASSELQKEGIRLKIKIPPHRRNKLKGKGAKEEEKEREQEVQDEGRLLRRSARICRSSALPTCRPSSKAAESQKKKPQKKQALPARTRDEEEEEEEEEEEEEEEGEEEQSSATKKDRKAEPAGQMKKRRGKRRHRRPRWSNIRTKRRKLNEGGEAEDRGRKQGEEDSEAGSESEEDSCKSEELPSEDACTHCGLPNHPELILLCDSCDSGYHTACLRPPLMLIPDGEWFCPPCQHKLLCEKLEEQLQNLDSALKKKERAERRRERLVYVGISVENIIPEGDEEEEEEEEEEKSTKKKDPKKSKNLGRRSTRTRKHISYRFDDFDDAIDEAIEEDIRDLCGGRSRNILSEDGKESQRAIRSQALAARNRKKRRLNDLESDSTAAESEDEFMLSNSSEDEEFGASGGDDDEEDEEEAMGSDVGSWDGESRPKRAIRAMAKHRPDKTQRRGRKRLRRRRKRSSEEEEEDSEEEMDSDQFSDMTDSDDEKKRRGLRRGQRQQVNYRETSESSDNSAASGSRKKVKPRGRPRKEHLSSDYSDASPSSRDTEEEDYEDEDDRRRANRRRGEDDDLRRHRRRQKRKRHEDEDEDEDRGRRLKKRLLEKEEDTRRSKRTDGEEEDMEKMGRGKRREMLSQQRRKRLAQMLKKRRPSTEDEDETEDSEESSSEEDRPIRKRLNRIDSDDDEEDEEEEDDARQKAKKSSGGERRADIRNDSDAQEKGRGQSLSPSHGHRTSRGLAKPGAGSPTVPRDSAGRQGRHNGPSHQEEEEEEEEEEEEEEEQPDSLDSVQSSMQS, from the exons ATGGCTGCTCCGGCGGTGGTGAGAAGCTCCGGCCCGCCGCTCTGCCCGAGCTTCGCGGAGGTCTGTTCGTTCCTGGAGCGATACGGACCGACTCTGGACCTGCCCGAGATGACTTTTCCGCAGATGGAGCGGTATCTGCGGGACACGACGGCAG tTCCCAAACCCCTCGTGGAACTCCATGTGAAGCTGCTGAGGAAACTGGGCAGGTCTGTGACTACTGACCGCTGGGAAAAGTACCTGGCTAAG GTTTGCCAGGAGTTGAACAGTACCTGGGCATGGGAGCTGGAACAGAAGGGCTACCAGGAGATGTCCATGGAGTGCAAGTCCAGCATCCTAAAA TATCTCTGCGAGTGTCAGTTTGATGACAACCTGAAGTTCAAGATGGCGGTGAACGACGAGGACCCAGAGAAGATGCGTCTGCAGCCTGTAGGTCGGGACAAGCAGGGCTTGATGTACTGGCTTCAGCTGGACCAGGAGCAGAACATCCGAGTGTACACGGAGGAGCAGGACGACCTGGATGGATCCACCTGGAAGTGCATCGTCAG GACTCGGAATGACCTGGCCGAGGCTCTGGAGCTGCTGAAGGGCCAGGTTGATCCAAACTACATCTCAGAACGGGACCAGAATCAGGCTGGATCCAGGAGCACCAGCCCTGCAGAGAAAGATGCAG CGGACGAGAGTCTTGAAAACAGCAACCCTGAACGTTCCAAgactgcagaggaagacagtgacGAGAAGAAGGTCGACAGAGTCACAGAAGAGAAGCCCATAAAAGAAG ccacacacaagCAGCCCATCAAGCAGGAGGACACTGAAGACGAGGTGAAAGAGGAGAAGCCGGACCACAAACCGCCCGTCATCGATAACCGCGTGagcaccatcaccaccatcatcaagTCCGAGACGAAGGATGCCGATGCCCCAAAGAACACGGTGTCTGTCGTCATGGCACCTGGCGTGATGAAGCAGGAAGCGAACaaggaagaggaagcagagcgGGCGGTGGTCCGGAGCAACCAGCAGGCTAAGATACCGCTGAAGAAGAGGGAGCTGAAGCTGTCGGAGAGTTTCCATAGTAACCACCTTAACAACAGTAACAGCAGTAGTATTATAGTTTGCAACCCTTCAGTGATTCAGACCAAGGACAGTCATGGAAGAGAGGGCAAGTTACCCAACTCCTTGGTGCCGCCTGCTGGTCCGGCAGCCtcgcagcagcaggctgtggtCACTGTGTCAAGGCAGGAGCTGACCAATGGGAGGGCCCCGCTGCTCCTGCCACACAAAGAGGGACAGAACGGCGTCATAGGTGTCATAGGTCAAGTTGGCATTGTCGGTCATGTTGGGGTCATCCGCAGCCCAGCTGAGCGTCACAGGGCCGGCGCCGCCGCCactgagcagcaggagcagaacGGGCCGAgttcagaggagagagaagccGGCCGGCAGTCTGTGCTGGTGAGGAAGGGGCTTCCTGAAGGAGGGACGGCACCAGcagccgctgctcctcctcctccttctgtagTGACGGAGGCTCAGGCGGCTAAAACTCCACTGGCATCTTTAAACCCTGAAATTACAGAGAGAAAGGTggattctgtctgtgtttcctcaGCATCTCCATCTAAAGAGGAACCCAAGAGAGCAACAGCAGAAGACCAAAAGAACACGACAGAGGAGCAGTCAGAGGGAAAGGACCCCGGGCAGGGCAGTCCCCAGCAGGAGGAcgatgaggagaggacagaggcagAAGGATTAAATAAAAGTGACCATAAAAAGACTGCAAGCACTTCAATACACCTAGAGGCAGCATCAGGCACAGTGGAGGAGCAGGacaaggaggaacaggaagagGTCAACGGAGTGCTGGCGGCGCAGGCGAAGGAGAAGGAGGCCCGGTGTGAGTCGGAGGAGAGGCAGGTCCCCCTGGAGGAAGCCTCCTCTGAGCTGCAAAAAGAGGGAATCCGGCTGAAGATCAAGATCCCTCCTCACCGCAGGAACAAGCTGAAAGGAAAGGgggcaaaggaggaggagaaggagagagagcaggaggtgCAGGACGAAGggaggctgctgaggaggtCTGCCAGgatttgtag ATCATCTGCTTTGCCAACCTGCAGGCCAAGCTCGAAGGCAGCCGAGAGCCAGAAGAAGAAGCCACAGAAGAAACAGGCGCTGCCGGCCAGGACgagggatgaagaggaggaagaggaggaggaggaggaggaggaagaggaggagggtgaagaggagCAGAGCTCGGCtacaaagaaagacagaaaagctgaaCCTGCTGGACAAATGAAGAAGAGAAGG ggTAAGCGGAGGCACCGCCGGCCCCGATGGTCCAACATCAGAACAAAGAGGCGCAAACTGAACGAGGGAGGGGAGgcggaggacagagggaggaaacagggggaggaggacagCGAAGCCGGCAGCGAGTCAGAGGAGGACTCCTGTAAATCAGAGGAGCTTCCCAGCGAGGACGCCTGCACTCACTGTGGCCTCCCCAACCACCCCGAACTG ATCCTGCTGTGCGACTCCTGCGACAGTGGATATCACACTGCGTGTCTGCGGCCGCCGCTCATGTTGATCCCGGATGGAGAGTGGTTCTGTCCACCCTGCCAACAC aagctgctgtgtgagaaactggaggagcagctgcagaatcTGGACAGCGCACTAAAGAAGAAAGAGCGAGCAGAGAGGag GCGGGAGCGGCTGGTGTACGTGGGGATCAGTGTGGAGAACATCATTCCT GAGGGagacgaggaggaagaagaagaagaagaagaggagaaatcCACAAAGAAGAAAGACCCCAAGAAGAGCAAAAATCTGGGGAGGAGATCGACCAGAACCAGGAAGCACATCAGCTACAG GTTTGATGATTTCGACGATGCCATTGATGAGGCCATCGAGGAGGACATCAGGGACCTCTGTGGAG GGCGCAGCAGAAACATCCTGTCAGAGGATGGCAAAGAGAGCCAGCGGGCAATCAGAAGCCAGGCTCTCGCTGCCCGGAACAGGAAGAAGCGGCGACTCAACGACCTGGAGAGCGACAGCACGGCAGCCGAGAGCGAGGACGAGTTTATGCTCAGCAACAG cTCAGAGGATGAGGAATTTGGTGCGTCCGGGGGAGATgacgatgaggaggatgaagaggaagccATGGGAAGCGATGTGGGCAGCTGGGACGGTGAGAGCCGCCCCAAACGGGCAATTAGAGCGATGGCCAAACACAGACCGGACAAGACCCAACGCAGGGGAAGGAAACGGCTCAGGCGGCGGCGGAAACGTTcctctgaggaagaggaggaagacagtgagGAAGAGATGG ACTCTGATCAGTTCAGTGACATGACTGACAGCGACGATGAGAAAAAGAGGCGGGGTCTGAGGCGGGGTCAGCGCCAGCAGGTCAACTACAGAGAGACGTCCGAGTCGTCGGACAACTCTGCGGCCTctggcagcaggaagaaggTGAAACCCCGCGGCAGACCGCGCAAGGAGCATCTGTCCAGCGACTACAGCGACG CATCACCTTCTTCCcgagacacagaggaagaggactACGAAGATGAAGATGACCGAAGGAGAGCTAacaggaggagaggtgaggacGACGACCTTCGTAGACACAGGAGAAGACAAAAGCGAAAGAGACATGAGGACGAGGACGAAGATGAAGACAGAGGGAGGCGGCTGAAGAAGAGACTgttggagaaggaggaggacacTCGGAGATCAAAGAGGACagacggagaggaggaggacatggagAAGATGGGCagggggaagaggagagagatgcTTTCTCAGCAGCGTCGCAAACGGCTCGCTCAGATGTTGAAGAAACGACGGCCATCGACAGAGGACGAGGATGAGACGGAGGACTCGGAGGAGTCGTCCTCTGAAGAGGATCGTCCAATCCGCAAAAGACTCAACCGCATAGACTCTGATGACGatgaagaggacgaggaggaggaagacgatgCAAGACAGAAGGCTAAAAAGTCTtcaggaggggagaggagagcagacatCAGAAACGACAGCGACGCTCAGGAAAAGGGGAGGGGCCAAAGCCTGTCTCCATCACATGGACATCGGACCTCCAGAGGCCTAGCGAAGCCTGGGGCTGGGAGTCCCACTGTGCCCAGGGAcagtgcaggcaggcagggcagGCACAATGGCCCCTCACatcaagaggaggaggaagaggaggaggaggaggaggaagaggaggaggagcagccagacTCATTAGACTCTGTCCAGAGCAGCATGCAGTCGTGA
- the LOC114444599 gene encoding remodeling and spacing factor 1-like isoform X4, translated as MAAPAVVRSSGPPLCPSFAEVCSFLERYGPTLDLPEMTFPQMERYLRDTTAVPKPLVELHVKLLRKLGRSVTTDRWEKYLAKVCQELNSTWAWELEQKGYQEMSMECKSSILKYLCECQFDDNLKFKMAVNDEDPEKMRLQPVGRDKQGLMYWLQLDQEQNIRVYTEEQDDLDGSTWKCIVRTRNDLAEALELLKGQVDPNYISERDQNQAGSRSTSPAEKDAADESLENSNPERSKTAEEDSDEKKVDRVTEEKPIKEAATHKQPIKQEDTEDEVKEEKPDHKPPVIDNRVSTITTIIKSETKDADAPKNTVSVVMAPGVMKQEANKEEEAERAVVRSNQQAKIPLKKRELKLSESFHSNHLNNSNSSSIIVCNPSVIQTKDSHGREGKLPNSLVPPAGPAASQQQAVVTVSRQELTNGRAPLLLPHKEGQNGVIGVIGQVGIVGHVGVIRSPAERHRAGAAATEQQEQNGPSSEEREAGRQSVLVRKGLPEGGTAPAAAAPPPPSVVTEAQAAKTPLASLNPEITERKVDSVCVSSASPSKEEPKRATAEDQKNTTEEQSEGKDPGQGSPQQEDDEERTEAEGLNKSDHKKTASTSIHLEAASGTVEEQDKEEQEEVNGVLAAQAKEKEARCESEERQVPLEEASSELQKEGIRLKIKIPPHRRNKLKGKGAKEEEKEREQEVQDEGRLLRRSARICRPSSKAAESQKKKPQKKQALPARTRDEEEEEEEEEEEEEEEGEEEQSSATKKDRKAEPAGQMKKRRGKRRHRRPRWSNIRTKRRKLNEGGEAEDRGRKQGEEDSEAGSESEEDSCKSEELPSEDACTHCGLPNHPELILLCDSCDSGYHTACLRPPLMLIPDGEWFCPPCQHKLLCEKLEEQLQNLDSALKKKERAERRRERLVYVGISVENIIPEGDEEEEEEEEEEKSTKKKDPKKSKNLGRRSTRTRKHISYRFDDFDDAIDEAIEEDIRDLCGGRSRNILSEDGKESQRAIRSQALAARNRKKRRLNDLESDSTAAESEDEFMLSNSSEDEEFGASGGDDDEEDEEEAMGSDVGSWDGESRPKRAIRAMAKHRPDKTQRRGRKRLRRRRKRSSEEEEEDSEEEMDSDQFSDMTDSDDEKKRRGLRRGQRQQVNYRETSESSDNSAASGSRKKVKPRGRPRKEHLSSDYSDASPSSRDTEEEDYEDEDDRRRANRRRGEDDDLRRHRRRQKRKRHEDEDEDEDRGRRLKKRLLEKEEDTRRSKRTDGEEEDMEKMGRGKRREMLSQQRRKRLAQMLKKRRPSTEDEDETEDSEESSSEEDRPIRKRLNRIDSDDDEEDEEEEDDARQKAKKSSGGERRADIRNDSDAQEKGRGQSLSPSHGHRTSRGLAKPGAGSPTVPRDSAGRQGRHNGPSHQEEEEEEEEEEEEEEEQPDSLDSVQSSMQS; from the exons ATGGCTGCTCCGGCGGTGGTGAGAAGCTCCGGCCCGCCGCTCTGCCCGAGCTTCGCGGAGGTCTGTTCGTTCCTGGAGCGATACGGACCGACTCTGGACCTGCCCGAGATGACTTTTCCGCAGATGGAGCGGTATCTGCGGGACACGACGGCAG tTCCCAAACCCCTCGTGGAACTCCATGTGAAGCTGCTGAGGAAACTGGGCAGGTCTGTGACTACTGACCGCTGGGAAAAGTACCTGGCTAAG GTTTGCCAGGAGTTGAACAGTACCTGGGCATGGGAGCTGGAACAGAAGGGCTACCAGGAGATGTCCATGGAGTGCAAGTCCAGCATCCTAAAA TATCTCTGCGAGTGTCAGTTTGATGACAACCTGAAGTTCAAGATGGCGGTGAACGACGAGGACCCAGAGAAGATGCGTCTGCAGCCTGTAGGTCGGGACAAGCAGGGCTTGATGTACTGGCTTCAGCTGGACCAGGAGCAGAACATCCGAGTGTACACGGAGGAGCAGGACGACCTGGATGGATCCACCTGGAAGTGCATCGTCAG GACTCGGAATGACCTGGCCGAGGCTCTGGAGCTGCTGAAGGGCCAGGTTGATCCAAACTACATCTCAGAACGGGACCAGAATCAGGCTGGATCCAGGAGCACCAGCCCTGCAGAGAAAGATGCAG CGGACGAGAGTCTTGAAAACAGCAACCCTGAACGTTCCAAgactgcagaggaagacagtgacGAGAAGAAGGTCGACAGAGTCACAGAAGAGAAGCCCATAAAAGAAG cagccacacacaagCAGCCCATCAAGCAGGAGGACACTGAAGACGAGGTGAAAGAGGAGAAGCCGGACCACAAACCGCCCGTCATCGATAACCGCGTGagcaccatcaccaccatcatcaagTCCGAGACGAAGGATGCCGATGCCCCAAAGAACACGGTGTCTGTCGTCATGGCACCTGGCGTGATGAAGCAGGAAGCGAACaaggaagaggaagcagagcgGGCGGTGGTCCGGAGCAACCAGCAGGCTAAGATACCGCTGAAGAAGAGGGAGCTGAAGCTGTCGGAGAGTTTCCATAGTAACCACCTTAACAACAGTAACAGCAGTAGTATTATAGTTTGCAACCCTTCAGTGATTCAGACCAAGGACAGTCATGGAAGAGAGGGCAAGTTACCCAACTCCTTGGTGCCGCCTGCTGGTCCGGCAGCCtcgcagcagcaggctgtggtCACTGTGTCAAGGCAGGAGCTGACCAATGGGAGGGCCCCGCTGCTCCTGCCACACAAAGAGGGACAGAACGGCGTCATAGGTGTCATAGGTCAAGTTGGCATTGTCGGTCATGTTGGGGTCATCCGCAGCCCAGCTGAGCGTCACAGGGCCGGCGCCGCCGCCactgagcagcaggagcagaacGGGCCGAgttcagaggagagagaagccGGCCGGCAGTCTGTGCTGGTGAGGAAGGGGCTTCCTGAAGGAGGGACGGCACCAGcagccgctgctcctcctcctccttctgtagTGACGGAGGCTCAGGCGGCTAAAACTCCACTGGCATCTTTAAACCCTGAAATTACAGAGAGAAAGGTggattctgtctgtgtttcctcaGCATCTCCATCTAAAGAGGAACCCAAGAGAGCAACAGCAGAAGACCAAAAGAACACGACAGAGGAGCAGTCAGAGGGAAAGGACCCCGGGCAGGGCAGTCCCCAGCAGGAGGAcgatgaggagaggacagaggcagAAGGATTAAATAAAAGTGACCATAAAAAGACTGCAAGCACTTCAATACACCTAGAGGCAGCATCAGGCACAGTGGAGGAGCAGGacaaggaggaacaggaagagGTCAACGGAGTGCTGGCGGCGCAGGCGAAGGAGAAGGAGGCCCGGTGTGAGTCGGAGGAGAGGCAGGTCCCCCTGGAGGAAGCCTCCTCTGAGCTGCAAAAAGAGGGAATCCGGCTGAAGATCAAGATCCCTCCTCACCGCAGGAACAAGCTGAAAGGAAAGGgggcaaaggaggaggagaaggagagagagcaggaggtgCAGGACGAAGggaggctgctgaggaggtCTGCCAGgatttgtag GCCAAGCTCGAAGGCAGCCGAGAGCCAGAAGAAGAAGCCACAGAAGAAACAGGCGCTGCCGGCCAGGACgagggatgaagaggaggaagaggaggaggaggaggaggaggaagaggaggagggtgaagaggagCAGAGCTCGGCtacaaagaaagacagaaaagctgaaCCTGCTGGACAAATGAAGAAGAGAAGG ggTAAGCGGAGGCACCGCCGGCCCCGATGGTCCAACATCAGAACAAAGAGGCGCAAACTGAACGAGGGAGGGGAGgcggaggacagagggaggaaacagggggaggaggacagCGAAGCCGGCAGCGAGTCAGAGGAGGACTCCTGTAAATCAGAGGAGCTTCCCAGCGAGGACGCCTGCACTCACTGTGGCCTCCCCAACCACCCCGAACTG ATCCTGCTGTGCGACTCCTGCGACAGTGGATATCACACTGCGTGTCTGCGGCCGCCGCTCATGTTGATCCCGGATGGAGAGTGGTTCTGTCCACCCTGCCAACAC aagctgctgtgtgagaaactggaggagcagctgcagaatcTGGACAGCGCACTAAAGAAGAAAGAGCGAGCAGAGAGGag GCGGGAGCGGCTGGTGTACGTGGGGATCAGTGTGGAGAACATCATTCCT GAGGGagacgaggaggaagaagaagaagaagaagaggagaaatcCACAAAGAAGAAAGACCCCAAGAAGAGCAAAAATCTGGGGAGGAGATCGACCAGAACCAGGAAGCACATCAGCTACAG GTTTGATGATTTCGACGATGCCATTGATGAGGCCATCGAGGAGGACATCAGGGACCTCTGTGGAG GGCGCAGCAGAAACATCCTGTCAGAGGATGGCAAAGAGAGCCAGCGGGCAATCAGAAGCCAGGCTCTCGCTGCCCGGAACAGGAAGAAGCGGCGACTCAACGACCTGGAGAGCGACAGCACGGCAGCCGAGAGCGAGGACGAGTTTATGCTCAGCAACAG cTCAGAGGATGAGGAATTTGGTGCGTCCGGGGGAGATgacgatgaggaggatgaagaggaagccATGGGAAGCGATGTGGGCAGCTGGGACGGTGAGAGCCGCCCCAAACGGGCAATTAGAGCGATGGCCAAACACAGACCGGACAAGACCCAACGCAGGGGAAGGAAACGGCTCAGGCGGCGGCGGAAACGTTcctctgaggaagaggaggaagacagtgagGAAGAGATGG ACTCTGATCAGTTCAGTGACATGACTGACAGCGACGATGAGAAAAAGAGGCGGGGTCTGAGGCGGGGTCAGCGCCAGCAGGTCAACTACAGAGAGACGTCCGAGTCGTCGGACAACTCTGCGGCCTctggcagcaggaagaaggTGAAACCCCGCGGCAGACCGCGCAAGGAGCATCTGTCCAGCGACTACAGCGACG CATCACCTTCTTCCcgagacacagaggaagaggactACGAAGATGAAGATGACCGAAGGAGAGCTAacaggaggagaggtgaggacGACGACCTTCGTAGACACAGGAGAAGACAAAAGCGAAAGAGACATGAGGACGAGGACGAAGATGAAGACAGAGGGAGGCGGCTGAAGAAGAGACTgttggagaaggaggaggacacTCGGAGATCAAAGAGGACagacggagaggaggaggacatggagAAGATGGGCagggggaagaggagagagatgcTTTCTCAGCAGCGTCGCAAACGGCTCGCTCAGATGTTGAAGAAACGACGGCCATCGACAGAGGACGAGGATGAGACGGAGGACTCGGAGGAGTCGTCCTCTGAAGAGGATCGTCCAATCCGCAAAAGACTCAACCGCATAGACTCTGATGACGatgaagaggacgaggaggaggaagacgatgCAAGACAGAAGGCTAAAAAGTCTtcaggaggggagaggagagcagacatCAGAAACGACAGCGACGCTCAGGAAAAGGGGAGGGGCCAAAGCCTGTCTCCATCACATGGACATCGGACCTCCAGAGGCCTAGCGAAGCCTGGGGCTGGGAGTCCCACTGTGCCCAGGGAcagtgcaggcaggcagggcagGCACAATGGCCCCTCACatcaagaggaggaggaagaggaggaggaggaggaggaagaggaggaggagcagccagacTCATTAGACTCTGTCCAGAGCAGCATGCAGTCGTGA